One Anolis carolinensis isolate JA03-04 unplaced genomic scaffold, rAnoCar3.1.pri scaffold_13, whole genome shotgun sequence genomic window, aacttcatcctgaagatcatgctcttatcctcccagttgatttgcgggttggcctgccccagccatggcatgcctagtataacattatagctggctatttgtgatatcacaaatgacacctttccttcccaactccctatcttacactttacatcttcggcactgtacttagctaatgatcccgatgctgtggatccgtccaactgcgaaaaagctattggggattctaggttcgttctttcgcatcccaatccctcggctaattcaggggagatgatgttcctggaacatccacaatccacaaatgctttgcaggttgcttgtttgctgccactttccagctgaatggggaccactatcatggctttgtcctgacttaccaacccccccgagtggtgcctcatcggtggttcttcctcggcgcgtttccctgccacggctcttggtttgggcgggcctccgccttccccttttctctgccagcactcggcagccctgtggcccaaacggccgcacacgaagcagcccctcctgctggtgctcacgttccctgtcggctccgttctcctcccggctggggttgatccctccttccggctcccctctttcatctgcggccgctgctgtagccctcctcggtgcctcctcgcctgggccagcgatgtctcgatgcgccccgccagctgaatccatccgcgcagtgtgtcaggctcatcacgatgcaccgcccaggagaggatctcccacctgagcccctctttgaagagttctatctttgtcactgcagaccattccggcaccttttcagcgaggcattggaactcctccgcatactcagataccgacctctgcccctgggagacggtcttcaactcctccctcgcccggatctgctccagtggatctcggaaacgggtctccagggcccccataaagcgtcggagtgaccccagacatgggtcgcgccgcgcgtgtagttgaacgtaccagctggccgctcccctcttcaacactgcaccaatggcccgtacccggctggattccgttctaaaagtgtgggcattgtcctccatatagcccctcaccgtggtcaggaaaaaatccagttcagaggactctcccccaaactcgatccttagttcctctcgtctcggtaggggtccctgtggtggcaatccccaattctccgcccgtcgcaagcccccttgcgggccagtgggccccgctgctgcttccctttgtcctgtgccacgcccggcattcgccaggggcaccagggtctcagttgggagcgtagccgggattctcggaggcttttccccttcgtcgtcactctcctccacccgcgtcaggctcgtttggatcttgggccgggcaccgggctcctttcgcatttcccttcccttcggtgctgggaggtctgcaaagccctggctgcttcccatgctcacgtcccacattgagctagcccggagttcccttcctcgctccggctccgccaaaaccgccaggcgctccatcgccctcgacatcactgccagggtggtctccatcgccgacatcctctcctccagaaacaccatcttttgcgggcctggggaaggtgaaccttcctctcctccggtgctatctccccgcaccactccgcgcctctgggttaccccatttggctgggcataagcggtggatgacgccagggccgccagctggtggaactcagcgtccgtctcgggagtggccctttccgaccttcctcctccggcgcccaagagctcttcatcctccacttgcatgttacacctcaccgctacagcgggatggtgtccgtattcttggcttagtgtcagctcaccacagccgctcctgaatgaacacacgagactctctgtggtatcaccaggaacttttactgtaggaaacatgaacatcagaaaagccaagaatgggaggctccggccaaccctcctttatataccctccccctcatttgaacagtctcttcccgctcagtaaaaccccgcgcaaattccccgccaagtccatcagccgtttctcctccgagtcctgggacgcaggtgtcttatcaatgtcagtgaccctgaaactcagagccacatccaggctctagtagcagggttctgacataaaagagtgatggcatcagggcagcggacaaaacaacaaaactacaggccccccaacctcaaaatttgacaacacaacccatcatccacggctctaggttgatacaacaaaaagaaaagaaaaataaagtcctaattagagggaaaggaataattgcttttatccaattgctgccagttagagggctaagctccacccacttggtctcctagcaacctactcagtctaggggacaggcacagttaggcctcaggcctcttccacactgcctataagatacagattatctgattttaactggattatatggcagtgtagactcaaggcccttccacacagctatattacccatttagaatcttatattatctgctttgaactggattatcttgagtccacactgccagataattcgcttcagtgtgcattttatacagctgtgtagaaggggcagttctaggcagataatataagattataaatatacagtagagtctcactaatccaacataaacagtgtcctctaccctcaccactttcacaggacacaaacaagcatactaaacataaagacaaccatacaacagacattcaattccaccactacctcaacaatttctcaccaacaacaccagacaaggccacagcaacgcgtggccgggcacagctagtcatttataaaacacaagttaaaacgcaacgataaaaacataaaatgaacagggcaaaagtgcactgagtgagacTTCTAAGCATGAAGGAAGTTAAAGTGCTCTAAACATGCTCTTTGCTAGCGAGGTGGGAAGAATGGTGACATTTGCCCGAATTGTTGACAAGAAAAGACCCTTCCCAAATACTGAGAAACCAGGACAACGTGTCAGTGGAATGACCGTACCATGTTATGTCTAGGTCTGTCCTAAGTTGAAGCCAACTTGAATGCAATCAACAACAGCATCAGACCTTCAAGAggacaggagaagtcccagcagattggaggagggcgaatgtggtccctatcttcaagaagggaaaaaagaacgacccaaacaattaccaatgtccggtcagcctcacatcaataccaggcaagattctggaaaagatcattaaggaagtggtctgcgaacacttagaaacaaatgcggtcattgctaatagtcaacacggatttaccaaaaacaagtcatgccagactaatctgatctcttttttcgatagagttacgagttgggtcgatacagggaatgccgtggatgtagcatatctagatttcagtaaggccttcgacaaagtcccccacgaccttctggcaaacaaactagtaaaatgtgggctagacaaaactacggttaggtggatctgtaattggctaagcgaacgaacccaaagggtgattctcaccaatgcgtcgtcttcatcatggaaagaagtgacaagtggagtgccgcagggctccgtcctgggcccggttctgttcaacatctttattaacgacttagacgaagggttagaaggcacgatcatcaagtttgcagacgacaccaaactgggagggagagccaacactccagaagacaggagcagaattcaaaacgatcttgacagactagagagatgggccaaaactaacaaaatgaagttcaacagggacaaatgcaagatacttcatttcggcagaaaaaatggaaatcaaagatacagaatgggggacgcctggcttgacagcagtgtgtgcgaaaaagatcttggagtcctcgtggacaacaagttaaacatgagcctacaatgtgatgcggcagctaaaaaagccaatgggattttggcctgcatcaataggggaataacgtctagatccagggaagtcatgctccccctctattctgccttggtcagaccacacctggaatcacactgtgtccagttttgggcaccgcagatgaagggagatgctgacaagctggaaagcgtccagaggagggcaactaaaatgattaagggtctggaaaacaagccctatgaggagcggctgaaagagct contains:
- the LOC134294190 gene encoding uncharacterized protein LOC134294190 yields the protein MFMFPTVKVPGDTTESLVCSFRSGCGELTLSQEYGHHPAVAVRCNMQVEDEELLGAGGGRSERATPETDAEFHQLAALASSTAYAQPNGVTQRRGVVRGDSTGGEEGSPSPGPQKMVFLEERMSAMETTLAVMSRAMERLAVLAEPERGRELRASSMWDVSMGSSQGFADLPAPKGREMRKEPGARPKIQTSLTRVEESDDEGEKPPRIPATLPTETLVPLANAGRGTGQREAAAGPTGPQGGLRRAENWGLPPQGPLPRREELRIEFGGESSELDFFLTTVRGYMEDNAHTFRTESSRVRAIGAVLKRGAASWYVQLHARRDPCLGSLRRFMGALETRFRDPLEQIRAREELKTVSQGQRSVSEYAEEFQCLAEKVPEWSAVTKIELFKEGLRWEILSWAVHRDEPDTLRGWIQLAGRIETSLAQARRHRGGLQQRPQMKEGSRKEGSTPAGRRTEPTGNVSTSRRGCFVCGRLGHRAAECWQRKGEGGGPPKPRAVAGKRAEEEPPMRHHSGGLDEGEEDAMSEPCY